The genomic DNA ACAAACTGAAACTGGACAAGAACGATATCGTTGTGGTCTCCGGCATCGGCTGTTCCAGCCGGATGCCGGTCTATCTTGACTTTAATACTCTGCATACCACCCATGGCCGCGCCATCGCCTTTGCGACCGGCGTGAAAATGGCAAAGCCGCGCCTCAAAGTTATTGTCATTACCGGCGACGGCGATGCCATGGCTATCGGCGGCAACCACTTCATTCATGCCTGTCGCCGCAATATCGATATCACGGTGGTCCTGATAAACAACAAGATTTACGGTATGACCGGCGGGCAGTTTTCGCCGACGACGACGGCCGGCGCTTTTGCCACCACGGCGCCTTTTGGCAATTACGAGAAGCAGTTTGATATCGTCAAACTCGCTTCGGCAGCGGGCGCTTCTTATGTGGCGCGCGGCACCGTGTACCACGAGCAGCAACTCGAAAAACTGATCGAAGGGGCAATTGTTAAGAAAGGTTTTTCGCTGGTGGAAGTGGTTTCGAATTGCCATACGTATTACGGTCGTTTGAATCGGGAAGGGGATGCGGTCGCCATGATATCCTGGATGAAAGACCACGCCATGCCGATTCAGGCGGCGGTTAAACTTCCTCCGGAAAAGATGGTGGGCAAATTTGTGACGGGACTGATTCACGAGACCGACGCCACCGAGTTCTGCGAAGAGTACGATAAACTGGTCCAGCGTCTTAAAGAGAAGGAGGCGCAGAAATGAAAGCCGCGGAAGAAAAGAAAAAGAAAGAGGACCGCTATGAAATTCGTCTTTCCGGCTCCGGCGGCCAGGGATTGATTCTTGCGGGCGTCATGCTCGCCGAGGCGATTGGTGTCGGCGACGGCAAGAACGTGGTGCAGACGCAATCATACGGTCCCGAAGCGCGCGGTGGCGCCAGCCGCTCCGATGTGGTTATTGCCGAGGGTGAAATTTATTACCCCAAGACAATGAAACTGGATCTTCTGTTGGCGCTGACGCAGGAAGCCTGCGATAAGTACTATCCTGATTTGAAAGAAAATGGAATCTTGGTGGTAGATTCTACCATGGTGACACAGGTGCCGACCAAGAAATATTACGGGCTCCCTTTTGTCCGTCTGGCGCGCGAAGAAATAGGACATGTGATGGTCGCCAATGTTATCGCCCTGGGCGCCATAGCGGAACTGACCGGAATCGTCACTCATGATTCCCTGAAAGAAGTGGTTCTGGGACGGGCGCCGCGCGGCACGGAAGAAAAAAATCAAAAGGCGCTGGAACTGGGCTTCAGCGCCGCTCGAAAATTGAAAAAAGAAAACAAGACACGGGGATGAATGGTCGAAAGAACTCTACTCATTATTAAACCGGATGCCGTCAGGCGACGGCTGATTGGTCATGTTATTGCCCGCCTCGAGAAGGCCGGTTTCGAAATCCTGGGAATGCGGATGGAACGTTTGACTCCCGAGCGAGCGCGAAAGTTCTATGCGGTTCACGAAGGGAAACCGTTTCTATCGGCGCTGGTGGAATTTATGGTGTCAACGCCGGTTGTGCCGATTCTTCTTCAAAAAGAGAATGCCGTGGCCGACCTGCGCACTCTTATAGGCGCCACCGACCCGACCCGGGCCGCCTGCGGGACACTAAGACAGGAAATTGCGTTAAACATTCAGGAAAATTCGGTGCATGCCTCCGACTCTCCGGAGAATGCGGCCGTTGAGATTGCCTTTTTCTTCAGCTGATAGAAT from Candidatus Zixiibacteriota bacterium includes the following:
- the ndk gene encoding nucleoside-diphosphate kinase; this encodes MVERTLLIIKPDAVRRRLIGHVIARLEKAGFEILGMRMERLTPERARKFYAVHEGKPFLSALVEFMVSTPVVPILLQKENAVADLRTLIGATDPTRAACGTLRQEIALNIQENSVHASDSPENAAVEIAFFFS
- a CDS encoding thiamine pyrophosphate-dependent enzyme — protein: MEKDTVVKEKEVQRSDVVHHYLRPKKKFPNVWCAGCGNGIVMGALIRAIDKLKLDKNDIVVVSGIGCSSRMPVYLDFNTLHTTHGRAIAFATGVKMAKPRLKVIVITGDGDAMAIGGNHFIHACRRNIDITVVLINNKIYGMTGGQFSPTTTAGAFATTAPFGNYEKQFDIVKLASAAGASYVARGTVYHEQQLEKLIEGAIVKKGFSLVEVVSNCHTYYGRLNREGDAVAMISWMKDHAMPIQAAVKLPPEKMVGKFVTGLIHETDATEFCEEYDKLVQRLKEKEAQK
- a CDS encoding 2-oxoacid:acceptor oxidoreductase family protein, giving the protein MKAAEEKKKKEDRYEIRLSGSGGQGLILAGVMLAEAIGVGDGKNVVQTQSYGPEARGGASRSDVVIAEGEIYYPKTMKLDLLLALTQEACDKYYPDLKENGILVVDSTMVTQVPTKKYYGLPFVRLAREEIGHVMVANVIALGAIAELTGIVTHDSLKEVVLGRAPRGTEEKNQKALELGFSAARKLKKENKTRG